One genomic region from Cellulomonas fengjieae encodes:
- a CDS encoding response regulator, with the protein MRALVIDDSRTMRRIVSGSLQPLGFETHEAEHGRAALDLLEGGLDVDLACIDWNMPVMDGLTFVTEVRARPAWRNVTLMMVTTESEHGQIVRALAAGAHEYLIKPFTPDAVRAKLDLLGLLPLEEQG; encoded by the coding sequence ATGAGAGCGCTCGTGATCGACGACTCCCGCACGATGCGCCGCATCGTGTCCGGCTCCCTGCAACCGCTCGGCTTCGAGACCCACGAGGCCGAGCACGGCCGCGCGGCCCTCGACCTGCTCGAGGGCGGCCTGGACGTCGACCTGGCGTGCATCGACTGGAACATGCCCGTGATGGACGGGCTGACCTTCGTCACCGAGGTCCGCGCCCGCCCGGCGTGGCGGAACGTCACCCTGATGATGGTGACCACCGAGAGCGAGCACGGGCAGATCGTGCGGGCGCTCGCGGCGGGCGCCCACGAGTACCTCATCAAGCCCTTCACCCCGGACGCGGTCCGGGCCAAGCTCGACCTGCTCGGGCTCCTGCCGCTCGAGGAGCAGGGATGA
- a CDS encoding NCS2 family permease → MSTTSPAQTERPAPPTNAVDRYFKITERGSTIGTEIRGGLVTFFTMSYIIVLNPLIIGTVRSGDGQFLGGGDAPNLAAVAATTALVAGVLTILMGVVANFPLALAAGLGLNAVVAYSIASLPNMSWQDAMGIVVLEGLIILVLVLTGFRAAVFRAVPVELKTAISVGIGLFIAFIGLVDAGFVRIPASMATPVELGISGSLGSWPLLVFVFGLLLAIILMVRKVHGAILIAIVSATVLAFIVELVGNIGSKTDETGAVVNPAGWALDVPRWPEGGIIATPDFSLVGQFSLFGSIESIGIVAVLLLVFSLLLADFFDTMGTMVAVGSEAKLLDKEGTPVGTQRILVVDSIAAAAGGAGSVSSNTSYVESTAGVGDGARTGLASVVTGIAFLLATFLSPLVAMVPFEAATPALVVVGFLMVAQISGIDWKNLELAVPAFLTIILMPFTYSITAGIGAGIIAFVVIKLAVGKIREIHAFMWVASVMFLVYFLIGPIKGLLGL, encoded by the coding sequence ATGTCCACGACCTCCCCCGCACAGACGGAGCGTCCCGCGCCCCCGACGAACGCCGTCGACCGCTACTTCAAGATCACCGAACGCGGCTCGACCATCGGTACCGAGATCCGTGGTGGTCTCGTCACCTTCTTCACGATGAGCTACATCATCGTGCTCAACCCGCTCATCATCGGCACGGTCCGCTCCGGGGACGGGCAGTTCCTGGGTGGCGGCGACGCCCCGAACCTCGCCGCCGTCGCAGCGACCACCGCGCTCGTCGCGGGGGTCCTGACGATCCTCATGGGCGTCGTGGCCAACTTCCCGCTGGCGCTCGCCGCGGGGCTCGGCCTCAACGCCGTCGTGGCGTACTCGATCGCGTCGCTGCCGAACATGTCCTGGCAGGACGCCATGGGCATCGTCGTGCTCGAGGGCCTGATCATCCTGGTCCTGGTGCTCACCGGCTTCCGCGCGGCGGTCTTCCGCGCGGTCCCCGTGGAGCTCAAGACGGCGATCAGCGTCGGCATCGGCCTGTTCATCGCGTTCATCGGCCTGGTGGACGCCGGCTTCGTGCGCATCCCCGCCAGCATGGCCACGCCCGTGGAGCTCGGCATCAGCGGGTCGCTGGGCAGCTGGCCCCTGCTCGTCTTCGTGTTCGGCCTGCTGCTCGCGATCATTCTCATGGTCCGCAAGGTCCACGGCGCGATCCTCATCGCGATCGTCTCCGCCACGGTCCTCGCGTTCATCGTCGAGCTCGTCGGCAACATCGGCAGCAAGACCGACGAGACCGGTGCCGTGGTGAACCCGGCCGGCTGGGCGCTGGACGTGCCCCGCTGGCCCGAGGGCGGCATCATCGCGACGCCGGACTTCTCGCTCGTCGGCCAGTTCTCGCTGTTCGGCTCGATCGAGTCCATCGGCATCGTCGCGGTCCTCCTGCTGGTGTTCTCCCTCCTGCTCGCCGACTTCTTCGACACGATGGGCACGATGGTCGCCGTCGGGAGCGAGGCGAAGCTGCTGGACAAGGAGGGCACCCCGGTCGGCACGCAGCGGATCCTCGTCGTCGACTCGATCGCGGCGGCCGCCGGTGGTGCGGGCAGCGTCTCGTCCAACACGAGCTACGTCGAGTCCACGGCGGGCGTCGGCGACGGCGCCCGGACCGGTCTGGCGTCCGTCGTCACGGGCATCGCGTTCCTGCTGGCGACGTTCCTGTCCCCGCTGGTCGCGATGGTCCCGTTCGAGGCGGCCACGCCGGCGCTGGTGGTCGTGGGCTTCCTGATGGTCGCGCAGATCTCCGGGATCGACTGGAAGAACCTCGAGCTCGCCGTCCCGGCGTTCCTGACGATCATCCTGATGCCGTTCACGTACTCGATCACGGCGGGCATCGGCGCGGGCATCATCGCGTTCGTCGTCATCAAGCTGGCCGTCGGCAAGATCCGGGAGATCCACGCGTTCATGTGGGTGGCCTCGGTGATGTTCCTCGTGTACTTCCTGATCGGGCCGATCAAGGGCCTGCTCGGTCTGTAG
- a CDS encoding chemotaxis protein CheX, which yields MSTVVERDQVLAIAQEVFAAMVDGDTGLLQPWSGDEPALHGAVVAWVDLHGPWTGRAELTTELATAQALARVLLEMRDDEAVSQVDLVDAFGEVANVVGGNVKSLLPLRGSLGLPQVAPAAPVVRGAVLVQNLSLSWRGRPLVVSVWAYDQPALPEGTSLA from the coding sequence ATGAGCACCGTCGTGGAGCGCGACCAGGTCCTCGCCATCGCGCAGGAGGTGTTCGCCGCGATGGTCGACGGCGACACCGGCCTGCTGCAGCCCTGGTCCGGCGACGAGCCGGCGCTGCACGGCGCGGTCGTCGCGTGGGTGGACCTGCACGGCCCGTGGACCGGTCGCGCGGAGCTGACCACCGAGCTGGCGACCGCGCAGGCCCTCGCCCGCGTGCTGCTGGAGATGCGCGACGACGAGGCCGTCTCGCAGGTCGACCTCGTCGACGCGTTCGGCGAGGTGGCCAACGTCGTCGGTGGCAACGTGAAGTCGCTCCTGCCGCTGCGGGGCAGTCTCGGCCTGCCGCAGGTCGCGCCCGCCGCGCCGGTCGTGCGGGGCGCCGTGCTCGTCCAGAACCTCTCGCTCTCGTGGCGCGGCCGACCCCTGGTCGTCTCCGTGTGGGCCTACGACCAGCCTGCTCTCCCGGAAGGAACCTCCCTCGCATGA
- a CDS encoding CAP domain-containing protein produces MHPFTPVPRSPVRRRDVRTGRGAGRMRWVRTAVLSAVCTLVLVGAPVALAPTGPAVTPSGDTVAERSPQRDDPAGRSGQREPTGTAPTQGAPTQTAPTETAPTDTAPTDTGPTEPAPTSDQPGPAPAVPVPAAPVPSAPQPAALPPSLTDQIVTRTNAERAAAGLAALTVSPCATEQAVARTALLVAENRFEHDPLEPILAACGARAVGENLALGYPTAPAVVAGWMGSEGHRANILNSRYTQIGVGCTAGPRGQLCAQVFMG; encoded by the coding sequence GTGCACCCGTTCACGCCCGTCCCACGCAGCCCGGTCCGCCGCCGCGACGTGCGGACCGGTCGGGGGGCCGGTCGGATGCGCTGGGTCCGGACCGCCGTGCTGTCGGCGGTGTGCACGCTCGTGCTCGTGGGTGCACCGGTCGCCCTCGCCCCCACCGGGCCCGCGGTGACGCCGTCCGGGGACACCGTCGCCGAGCGGTCCCCCCAGCGCGACGACCCGGCCGGCCGGTCGGGCCAGCGGGAGCCCACCGGCACCGCGCCCACGCAGGGCGCGCCCACTCAGACCGCCCCCACGGAGACCGCCCCCACGGACACGGCGCCCACGGACACCGGCCCGACCGAGCCCGCCCCGACCTCGGACCAGCCCGGCCCAGCGCCGGCGGTGCCGGTCCCGGCGGCTCCGGTCCCGTCAGCCCCCCAGCCCGCCGCCCTGCCGCCCTCGCTGACGGACCAGATCGTCACCCGTACCAACGCCGAGCGCGCCGCCGCCGGCCTGGCCGCGCTGACCGTGTCGCCGTGCGCGACGGAGCAGGCGGTGGCGCGGACGGCGCTGCTGGTGGCCGAGAACAGGTTCGAGCACGACCCGCTGGAGCCCATCCTCGCGGCGTGCGGTGCACGTGCGGTGGGGGAGAACCTCGCGCTCGGCTACCCGACGGCGCCCGCCGTGGTGGCCGGGTGGATGGGCTCCGAGGGACACCGCGCCAACATCCTGAACAGCAGGTACACGCAGATCGGCGTGGGCTGCACGGCGGGGCCCCGAGGGCAGCTGTGCGCGCAGGTATTCATGGGCTGA
- a CDS encoding methyl-accepting chemotaxis protein, with amino-acid sequence MSRTRTPARWFWDRTIGLKFATALVVLGTTFGLVGGAGAVALYRAGQNLEEMSVLTGRLQAAMAELRTGQTRSHLLVHQAAADAEDRDRLLAASASVDKDMARQIAVVEEFAQARGPQWADFVDRWGAWQSYRDATLLPFVQAGDVPGLAGATHANDAADPDAASRPLALAQGQVDEQVVSILAAGQAEVDRTILALAIAFVVGAVGSAALAMAVTRRITRAVRGVKGSLDAMAAGDLTVVSPVESRDETGRMAESLNRAQTSLRATLAGVVETAAGVAASAEQLSESNGRVAGAAQETSGRAGIAAAAAEQVSRNVQSVAAGAEQMGASIREIAQNATQAAKVAHQATGVAQATNQQVARLGESSQQIGNVVKTITSIAAQTNLLALNATIEAARAGQAGKGFAVVAGEVKELASETARATEDIARRVEAIQVETAGAMSAIAEISAIVTSINDFQLTIASAVEEQTATTNEMSRGVAEAAAGSGEIAANITGVAAAARSSTDELDGVGVQVDELTVLSHRLRERVAAFTF; translated from the coding sequence ATGAGCAGGACGCGCACCCCGGCCCGCTGGTTCTGGGACCGGACGATCGGGCTCAAGTTCGCCACGGCGCTGGTGGTGCTCGGGACGACCTTCGGGCTCGTCGGCGGCGCCGGCGCGGTCGCGCTCTACCGGGCCGGGCAGAACCTCGAGGAGATGTCCGTGCTGACCGGCCGGCTGCAGGCGGCGATGGCCGAGCTGCGGACGGGGCAGACCCGCAGCCACCTGCTGGTACACCAGGCGGCGGCGGACGCGGAGGACCGCGATCGGCTGCTGGCGGCCTCCGCGTCGGTCGACAAGGACATGGCCCGGCAGATCGCCGTCGTCGAGGAGTTCGCCCAGGCCCGAGGTCCGCAGTGGGCGGACTTCGTCGACCGGTGGGGCGCCTGGCAGTCCTACCGTGACGCGACCCTGCTGCCGTTCGTGCAGGCGGGTGACGTTCCTGGTCTCGCCGGGGCGACCCACGCGAACGACGCCGCCGACCCCGACGCGGCCAGCCGGCCCCTCGCGCTGGCTCAGGGCCAGGTGGACGAGCAGGTGGTGTCGATCCTCGCCGCCGGCCAGGCCGAGGTGGACCGGACGATCCTGGCCCTCGCCATCGCCTTCGTGGTCGGTGCCGTCGGGTCGGCGGCGCTCGCCATGGCGGTGACCCGCCGGATCACGCGAGCGGTCCGCGGCGTCAAGGGGTCGCTGGACGCCATGGCCGCCGGTGACCTCACGGTCGTGTCGCCGGTGGAGTCCCGGGACGAGACCGGTCGCATGGCCGAGTCGCTCAACCGGGCGCAGACGTCGTTGCGCGCGACGCTCGCGGGCGTGGTGGAGACCGCCGCGGGCGTGGCCGCGTCGGCGGAGCAGCTCTCGGAGTCCAACGGGCGCGTGGCGGGTGCCGCTCAGGAGACGAGCGGGCGGGCCGGCATCGCGGCGGCCGCCGCCGAGCAGGTGTCCCGCAACGTGCAGTCGGTGGCGGCGGGCGCCGAGCAGATGGGCGCCTCGATCCGGGAGATCGCGCAGAACGCGACGCAGGCCGCCAAGGTCGCGCACCAGGCCACCGGCGTCGCGCAGGCGACCAACCAGCAGGTGGCCCGGCTGGGGGAGTCCAGCCAGCAGATCGGCAACGTCGTCAAGACGATCACGAGCATCGCCGCCCAGACCAACCTGCTGGCCCTCAACGCCACCATCGAGGCCGCGCGCGCCGGACAGGCGGGCAAGGGCTTCGCCGTCGTTGCGGGTGAGGTCAAGGAGCTGGCGTCGGAGACGGCCCGTGCCACGGAGGACATCGCCCGACGGGTCGAGGCCATCCAGGTGGAGACGGCCGGCGCGATGTCGGCGATCGCCGAGATCAGCGCGATCGTGACGTCGATCAACGACTTCCAGCTCACGATCGCCTCGGCGGTCGAGGAGCAGACGGCGACCACGAACGAGATGTCGCGCGGAGTCGCCGAGGCGGCGGCGGGCTCGGGGGAGATCGCGGCGAACATCACGGGCGTGGCGGCCGCGGCGCGCAGCAGCACCGACGAGCTGGACGGTGTCGGCGTGCAGGTCGACGAGCTCACGGTCCTCTCGCACCGGCTGCGCGAGCGTGTGGCCGCGTTCACGTTCTGA
- a CDS encoding protein-glutamate methylesterase/protein-glutamine glutaminase has translation MSRIRVLVVDDSVVIRRLVSDALSVDPEIEVVGVAANGRLALARIAQLVPDLVTMDIEMPEMDGIEAVRELRRAGNRVPVVMFSTLTERGASATLDALAAGAQDYVTKPANVGSVQESLAQVAENLIPKIKALVGPARGRVPLGTAPGRTVPVGTGGTAPVADALLRPLAHRAARPAVTLRAAPAPHAVRAVVLGSSTGGPEALSRLLGALTVPPPVPVLVVQHMPPVFTRQLAARLDRLGPARVVEAEDGTELLPGTVHVAPGDRHLEVRRRGTVLRTALVDGPPVNFCRPSVDVLFRSAVHAYGGDLLAVVLTGMGADGRTGCEDVVTAGGTVVVQDEPTSVVWGMPGAVATAGLAHRMVPLLDVAPTVERLLADAPDGGARWA, from the coding sequence GTGTCGAGGATCCGCGTGCTGGTGGTGGACGACTCGGTCGTCATCCGCCGGCTGGTGTCCGACGCGCTGTCGGTGGACCCCGAGATCGAGGTCGTCGGCGTCGCGGCCAACGGACGCCTGGCGCTGGCCAGGATCGCCCAGCTGGTGCCGGACCTGGTCACCATGGACATCGAGATGCCGGAGATGGACGGCATCGAGGCGGTCCGCGAGCTGCGTCGCGCCGGCAACCGGGTACCGGTCGTCATGTTCTCGACCCTCACCGAGCGCGGCGCGTCGGCCACCCTGGACGCGCTGGCGGCCGGGGCGCAGGACTACGTGACCAAGCCGGCGAACGTCGGCAGCGTGCAGGAGTCCCTCGCGCAGGTCGCCGAGAACCTGATCCCCAAGATCAAGGCGCTCGTCGGACCGGCCCGCGGCCGCGTGCCGCTCGGCACGGCCCCGGGCCGTACCGTCCCCGTCGGCACCGGCGGCACCGCCCCCGTGGCTGACGCGCTGCTCCGTCCGCTCGCCCACCGCGCGGCCCGGCCCGCGGTCACGCTGCGCGCCGCACCGGCGCCGCACGCGGTCCGGGCGGTGGTGCTCGGCTCGTCGACCGGCGGCCCCGAGGCGCTGTCCCGGCTGCTCGGGGCGCTGACCGTCCCGCCGCCCGTCCCCGTGCTCGTGGTCCAGCACATGCCCCCGGTCTTCACGCGCCAGCTCGCCGCCCGCCTGGACCGGCTCGGCCCGGCGCGCGTCGTCGAGGCCGAGGACGGGACGGAGCTGCTGCCCGGCACGGTCCACGTCGCGCCGGGCGACCGGCACCTGGAGGTCCGGCGTCGGGGGACCGTGCTGCGGACGGCGCTCGTCGACGGGCCGCCCGTCAACTTCTGCCGGCCGTCGGTCGACGTGCTGTTCCGCTCCGCGGTCCACGCCTACGGCGGCGACCTGCTCGCCGTGGTGCTCACGGGCATGGGGGCCGACGGCCGCACCGGGTGCGAGGACGTCGTCACCGCCGGCGGCACGGTCGTGGTGCAGGACGAGCCGACCAGCGTGGTGTGGGGGATGCCGGGCGCCGTCGCGACCGCCGGTCTCGCGCACCGGATGGTGCCGCTGCTCGACGTCGCCCCGACCGTCGAGCGCCTGCTCGCGGACGCTCCGGACGGGGGCGCCCGGTGGGCCTGA
- a CDS encoding methyl-accepting chemotaxis protein, whose amino-acid sequence MSTTRPSSTAPDQRRAGSWLRNRSVRTKILGVILLLATITAGSGAYAVLSLRGAAADSQELAMITSQIVGTRVEIQERQAQARLVVAQLAALDDPADEAPWLAEQATNDAAMAAAMEAYDASEAAADESWQGFRGHYEAWLQARDEQLVPAATGDDPAAYAAVLSDVSEPLVADFLADLDGVVSATVAYSDDLADTSSAQAERAAVTLAVSLAVALVASLVLGFALANQVVGGVVRVRRSLNAMATGDFTVRVPVTSDDELGRMAHALNKAQNAVRSALGGVVETAETVTAAAHELSASSGQVAAGSDETSAQAGVVAAAAEQVSRNVQAVAAGAEQMGASIREIAQNANQAAKVAGQATVVASSANEQVARLGESSQQIGNVVKTITSIAEQTNLLALNATIEAARAGEAGKGFAVVAGEVKELASETARATEDIARRVEAIQADTSGAVAAIGQIAAIIASINDYQLTIASAVEEQTATTNEMSRGVAEAATGSGEIAVNISGVASSAAMSSQVLGQMGQAVDELARLSTDLRTRASAFQF is encoded by the coding sequence ATGAGCACGACCCGCCCGTCGAGCACTGCCCCCGACCAGCGGCGTGCGGGGTCGTGGCTGCGCAACCGCTCGGTGCGCACCAAGATCCTCGGCGTGATCCTGCTGCTCGCCACGATCACCGCCGGGTCAGGCGCCTACGCCGTGCTCTCGCTGCGTGGAGCAGCCGCGGACAGCCAGGAGCTGGCGATGATCACGTCGCAGATCGTCGGCACCCGGGTCGAGATCCAGGAGCGACAGGCCCAGGCGCGGCTGGTCGTCGCGCAGCTCGCTGCGCTGGACGACCCCGCCGACGAGGCGCCGTGGCTGGCCGAGCAGGCCACGAACGACGCGGCGATGGCCGCCGCGATGGAGGCGTACGACGCCTCGGAGGCGGCGGCGGACGAGAGCTGGCAGGGCTTCCGGGGGCACTACGAGGCATGGCTCCAGGCCCGCGACGAGCAGCTGGTCCCCGCCGCTACCGGCGACGACCCCGCCGCGTACGCCGCGGTGCTCAGCGACGTCAGCGAGCCGCTCGTGGCGGACTTCCTGGCGGACCTGGACGGCGTCGTCTCGGCGACGGTCGCGTACTCGGATGACCTCGCGGACACGTCCTCGGCCCAGGCCGAGCGCGCGGCCGTCACCCTCGCGGTGAGCCTGGCGGTCGCCCTCGTGGCGTCGCTGGTGCTCGGGTTCGCGCTCGCCAACCAGGTGGTCGGTGGGGTGGTGCGGGTCCGGCGCTCGCTCAACGCCATGGCCACCGGCGACTTCACCGTCCGTGTCCCGGTGACGTCGGACGACGAGCTCGGCCGGATGGCCCACGCGCTGAACAAGGCGCAGAACGCGGTGCGGTCCGCGCTGGGTGGGGTGGTGGAGACGGCTGAGACGGTCACTGCGGCGGCGCACGAGCTGTCGGCGTCGTCGGGTCAGGTGGCGGCGGGGTCGGATGAGACCAGTGCGCAGGCGGGGGTGGTGGCGGCTGCGGCGGAGCAGGTGTCGCGCAACGTGCAGGCGGTGGCGGCGGGTGCTGAGCAGATGGGTGCCTCGATCCGGGAGATCGCGCAGAACGCGAACCAGGCGGCGAAGGTGGCGGGTCAGGCGACGGTGGTGGCGTCGTCGGCCAATGAGCAGGTGGCGCGGTTGGGGGAGTCGTCCCAGCAGATCGGCAACGTGGTCAAGACGATCACGAGCATCGCGGAGCAGACGAACCTGTTGGCGTTGAACGCCACGATCGAGGCGGCGCGTGCGGGGGAGGCGGGCAAGGGGTTCGCGGTGGTGGCCGGTGAGGTCAAGGAGCTGGCTTCGGAGACGGCGCGGGCTACCGAGGACATCGCGCGTCGGGTGGAGGCGATCCAGGCGGACACCTCCGGTGCGGTGGCGGCGATCGGGCAGATCGCGGCGATCATCGCCTCGATCAACGACTACCAGCTGACGATCGCCAGTGCGGTCGAGGAGCAGACGGCCACGACGAACGAGATGTCGCGGGGGGTGGCGGAGGCGGCGACCGGGTCGGGGGAGATCGCGGTCAACATCAGCGGTGTGGCGTCCTCGGCGGCGATGTCCTCGCAGGTGCTGGGGCAGATGGGTCAGGCCGTCGACGAGCTGGCGCGGTTGTCCACCGACCTGCGCACCCGCGCCTCCGCCTTCCAGTTCTGA
- a CDS encoding arsenate reductase/protein-tyrosine-phosphatase family protein, translating to MVPVRPLPPDEPFRVLVVCTGNICRSPAVERLLAAGLGAAYRGRDTAGGLAPAIEVGSAGTGAMVGQPMTDQMAALVTAQGASADGFQARQLAPGQIRQAGLVLAMTRQHRSRIVELLPAAVRRTFTLRELARLVDDIDPATLPGANATTADRLRALVPLAAAARGLTAHRPADDDVVDPYHGDAALYRKSFGQLLPAVETIVTVARR from the coding sequence ATGGTGCCCGTGCGCCCTCTTCCCCCCGACGAGCCCTTCCGTGTCCTCGTCGTGTGCACCGGGAACATCTGCCGGTCGCCGGCGGTGGAGCGGTTGCTTGCCGCAGGCCTGGGCGCGGCCTACCGCGGACGCGACACCGCGGGTGGCCTCGCCCCCGCGATCGAGGTCGGCTCGGCCGGGACCGGGGCCATGGTCGGTCAGCCGATGACGGACCAGATGGCCGCGCTGGTGACCGCGCAGGGCGCCAGCGCGGACGGCTTCCAGGCGCGGCAGCTGGCCCCGGGGCAGATCAGGCAGGCCGGTCTGGTCCTGGCGATGACCCGGCAGCACCGGTCGAGGATCGTCGAGCTGCTCCCTGCCGCGGTGCGCCGCACCTTCACGCTGCGTGAGCTGGCCCGGCTCGTCGACGACATCGACCCGGCCACGCTGCCGGGCGCGAACGCGACCACGGCCGACCGGCTGCGGGCCCTGGTGCCGCTGGCCGCCGCGGCGCGCGGGCTCACGGCGCACCGACCGGCCGACGACGACGTCGTCGACCCGTACCACGGCGACGCCGCCCTGTACCGGAAGTCGTTCGGGCAGCTGCTCCCCGCGGTCGAGACGATCGTGACGGTTGCCCGCCGCTGA
- a CDS encoding response regulator — MIRVLVTDDSRVMRQIVIRTLRQAGYDWEVREAADGLEALEAIRADEPDVVLSDWNMPNLDGIDLLRRLRAEGFATPFGFVTSEGSPEMRAQAEAAGALFLIAKPFTPEAFREVIDPVLA, encoded by the coding sequence ATGATCCGCGTCCTCGTGACCGACGACAGCCGCGTGATGCGCCAGATCGTCATTCGCACGCTCCGCCAGGCCGGCTACGACTGGGAGGTCCGCGAGGCCGCCGACGGCCTGGAGGCCCTCGAGGCGATCCGGGCCGACGAGCCGGACGTCGTGCTGTCGGACTGGAACATGCCGAACCTGGACGGGATCGACCTGCTGCGCCGCCTCCGCGCGGAGGGGTTCGCCACGCCGTTCGGCTTCGTCACCTCGGAGGGCTCACCCGAGATGCGGGCCCAGGCGGAGGCGGCCGGTGCGCTGTTCCTCATCGCCAAGCCCTTCACGCCGGAGGCGTTCCGCGAGGTCATCGACCCGGTGCTCGCATGA
- a CDS encoding CheR family methyltransferase translates to MGLSPESFSFVADMVRRRSAIQLLAGKEYLVESRLLPLAREQGLADVDAYVVRVRAGGGREADLVRIVEALATNETSWFRDASPFLALASTVAPAIVADRGAATRLRVWSAACSTGQEPYSIAMTLADCLPPTVSFEILATDLSEQVLTRARAGRYTQLEVNRGMPAPMLVRHLVRSGPEWEVVPELRAQVTFQQHNLLDAPPAGGPFDVVFLRNVLIYFDLATKRAILRRVRRVLRPGGALLLGGAETTIGVDDDWVRTPVGAGSVYHPVRAAPRASPPPLDTVPPRQASAARSVPQPFVPPSVLTRGAPR, encoded by the coding sequence GTGGGCCTGAGCCCGGAGTCGTTCTCGTTCGTCGCCGACATGGTCCGCCGCCGCAGTGCCATCCAGCTGCTCGCCGGCAAGGAGTACCTGGTCGAGAGCCGCCTGCTGCCGCTCGCCCGCGAGCAGGGGCTGGCCGACGTCGACGCCTACGTCGTCCGGGTCCGAGCGGGCGGCGGACGCGAGGCCGACCTGGTCCGCATCGTGGAGGCGCTCGCCACCAACGAGACCTCGTGGTTCCGGGACGCCTCGCCGTTCCTGGCGCTCGCCTCGACGGTGGCGCCGGCGATCGTCGCGGACCGGGGTGCCGCCACCCGCCTGCGAGTGTGGTCCGCCGCCTGCTCGACCGGCCAGGAGCCGTACTCGATCGCGATGACGCTCGCCGACTGCCTGCCGCCGACCGTCTCGTTCGAGATCCTGGCCACGGACCTGTCCGAGCAGGTGCTCACCCGCGCCCGGGCAGGCCGGTACACCCAGCTCGAGGTCAACCGCGGGATGCCGGCCCCCATGCTGGTGCGGCACCTCGTGCGCTCCGGTCCGGAGTGGGAGGTCGTGCCCGAGCTGCGCGCGCAGGTCACGTTCCAGCAGCACAACCTGCTGGACGCACCCCCGGCGGGCGGCCCGTTCGACGTCGTCTTCCTGCGCAACGTGCTCATCTACTTCGACCTCGCCACCAAGCGCGCGATCCTGCGCCGCGTGCGCCGGGTGCTGCGCCCGGGCGGCGCGCTCCTGCTCGGCGGCGCGGAGACCACGATCGGCGTCGACGACGACTGGGTCCGCACGCCCGTGGGCGCGGGCTCCGTCTACCACCCCGTGCGTGCGGCGCCCCGGGCGAGCCCTCCGCCGCTGGACACGGTGCCCCCCAGGCAGGCATCCGCCGCGCGGTCCGTCCCGCAACCGTTCGTCCCCCCGTCCGTGCTGACCCGAGGAGCCCCACGATGA